A genomic stretch from Bosea sp. F3-2 includes:
- a CDS encoding LLM class flavin-dependent oxidoreductase, which yields MKFAVSLFMERFSPQDSMQDAVRNFRALAKIADEGGFETLWTAEHHTIECTISPNPFQTLTWLAQHTDRIRLGTATIVAPYWSPIRLAGEAALCDHLTGGRLEFGIARGAYQYEFDRMAGGIPQQEGVAFMKELVPAVQKLWAGDYEHNGHYWQFPLATSVPKPLQQPHPAIWVAARDPGTFDWAVGIGANILSTPLSAPPVEVGVLGEKFRKAVAGHPERPRPRLMMQRRTCVYDRKEDWELAVRHSVDYGGYFENLMQNSGAVMNGFPEAIPFETIANRDNYNPQAVRDNLMFGTPDEVIRKLQIYEDAGVDQFALGLSFNLPFELQVKTLRLFIDEVMPYFAAREREKAKAVEQTPRFAAVGN from the coding sequence ATGAAATTCGCCGTCTCGCTCTTCATGGAGCGGTTCTCGCCGCAGGATTCCATGCAGGACGCCGTCCGCAACTTCCGCGCGCTGGCGAAGATCGCCGACGAAGGCGGATTCGAGACGCTGTGGACCGCCGAGCACCACACCATCGAGTGCACGATCTCGCCGAACCCCTTTCAGACCTTGACCTGGCTCGCCCAGCACACCGACCGCATTCGGCTCGGCACCGCGACGATCGTGGCGCCCTACTGGTCGCCGATCAGGCTGGCGGGGGAGGCAGCACTCTGCGACCACCTGACCGGGGGGCGCCTCGAATTCGGCATCGCGCGTGGCGCCTACCAATACGAGTTCGACCGCATGGCCGGCGGCATCCCGCAGCAGGAAGGCGTCGCCTTCATGAAGGAACTGGTGCCGGCGGTGCAGAAGCTCTGGGCCGGCGACTACGAGCACAATGGCCACTACTGGCAGTTCCCACTCGCCACCTCGGTGCCCAAGCCCCTGCAGCAACCGCATCCGGCGATCTGGGTCGCGGCGCGCGATCCCGGCACCTTCGACTGGGCGGTGGGCATCGGCGCCAACATCCTCTCGACGCCGCTTTCGGCGCCGCCGGTCGAGGTCGGTGTGCTCGGTGAGAAGTTCCGCAAGGCGGTGGCCGGCCATCCGGAGCGCCCGCGTCCGCGCCTGATGATGCAGCGGCGCACCTGCGTCTACGACCGCAAGGAGGATTGGGAGCTCGCGGTGCGGCACTCGGTCGACTACGGCGGCTATTTCGAGAACCTGATGCAGAACAGCGGCGCGGTGATGAACGGCTTCCCCGAGGCCATCCCCTTCGAGACCATCGCCAACCGCGACAATTACAACCCCCAGGCCGTGCGCGACAATCTGATGTTCGGCACGCCCGACGAGGTGATCCGCAAGCTGCAAATCTACGAGGATGCCGGTGTCGACCAATTCGCGCTGGGCCTGTCCTTCAACCTGCCCTTCGAATTGCAGGTGAAGACGCTGCGTCTCTTCATCGACGAGGTAATGCCGTACTTCGCCGCTCGTGAGCGGGAAAAGGCCAAGGCGGTGGAGCAAACTCCTCGCTTCGCCGCGGTGGGGAACTGA
- a CDS encoding aldehyde dehydrogenase: MKTTVKSLEGSRQGLFIDGAFVAPRSGVYVPSYDPTTAEPWYEFAQGDAADVDAAVRSARAAFVNPAWRRMTQTERGKLVRRLGELVLQNADELAMIECRDNGKLLKEMRAQMRAIPDSYLYFAGMADKLLGETIPVNKLDSLNFNLREPLGVIGMIIPWNSPLMMLTGTLAPCLAIGNTIVVKPSEHATASSLALAELAIEAGIPPGVINVVTGDGATTGEALTRHPGIAKYVFTGSTFTGRKIAGNAAQNLVPCQMELGGKSPHVIFSDVDIDRAVNGVVSGVFAAAGQTCVAGSRCFVEQPIYDRFVEALVERTRRIKVGHPQVEDTDIGPVALASQLAKVEDYVGSGVREGAKVAVGGRKPQDGELARGWYFEPTVLVEARNDMRFMREEIFGPVVGIVPFKTEAEMIQLANDTEYGLASGIWTRDIDRAMRFAREIDAGTVWINTYRSAAYMSANGGMKNSGYGRRGGFEVMREFSRLKNVLIDYSGAMQDPFVIRLR; this comes from the coding sequence ATGAAGACCACCGTCAAATCTCTCGAAGGTTCGCGCCAGGGCCTATTCATCGACGGCGCGTTCGTCGCGCCCAGGAGCGGCGTCTACGTCCCCTCCTACGATCCGACGACGGCCGAGCCCTGGTACGAGTTCGCTCAGGGTGACGCCGCCGATGTCGATGCCGCCGTGCGCTCGGCCAGGGCTGCCTTCGTCAACCCGGCCTGGCGCCGGATGACCCAGACCGAACGCGGCAAGCTGGTGCGCCGCCTCGGCGAGCTCGTCCTGCAGAACGCCGACGAGCTGGCGATGATCGAGTGCCGCGACAACGGCAAGCTGCTCAAGGAGATGCGGGCCCAGATGCGGGCGATCCCGGACTCCTATCTCTATTTCGCCGGCATGGCCGACAAGCTGCTCGGCGAGACGATTCCGGTCAACAAGCTCGACTCGCTGAACTTCAATCTGCGCGAGCCGCTGGGCGTGATCGGCATGATCATCCCCTGGAACTCGCCGCTGATGATGCTGACCGGCACGCTCGCTCCGTGCCTCGCCATCGGCAACACCATCGTGGTGAAGCCTTCCGAGCACGCTACGGCGTCGAGCCTCGCATTGGCAGAACTCGCGATCGAGGCCGGCATTCCGCCCGGCGTGATCAACGTCGTCACCGGCGACGGTGCCACCACCGGCGAGGCCCTGACGCGTCACCCCGGCATCGCGAAATACGTCTTCACCGGCTCGACCTTCACCGGGCGCAAGATCGCCGGCAACGCTGCGCAGAACCTCGTGCCCTGCCAGATGGAGCTCGGCGGCAAGTCGCCCCATGTCATCTTCTCCGATGTCGACATCGACCGGGCGGTGAACGGCGTCGTCTCCGGCGTCTTCGCCGCCGCCGGCCAGACCTGCGTCGCCGGCTCGCGCTGCTTCGTCGAGCAGCCGATCTACGACCGCTTCGTCGAGGCGCTGGTCGAGCGCACGCGCCGCATCAAGGTCGGCCATCCCCAGGTCGAGGACACCGATATCGGCCCGGTCGCGCTGGCGTCCCAACTCGCCAAGGTCGAGGACTATGTCGGCTCCGGCGTGCGCGAGGGCGCCAAGGTCGCGGTCGGTGGCCGCAAGCCGCAGGACGGTGAGCTGGCGCGCGGCTGGTATTTCGAGCCGACCGTGCTGGTCGAGGCGCGCAACGACATGCGCTTCATGCGCGAGGAGATCTTCGGACCGGTCGTCGGCATCGTGCCGTTCAAGACCGAGGCCGAAATGATCCAGCTCGCCAACGACACCGAATACGGTCTCGCTTCCGGCATCTGGACCAGGGACATCGACCGGGCGATGCGCTTCGCCCGCGAGATCGATGCCGGCACCGTCTGGATCAACACCTACCGCTCCGCCGCCTACATGTCCGCCAATGGCGGCATGAAGAACAGCGGCTATGGCCGCCGCGGCGGCTTCGAGGTCATGCGCGAGTTCTCGCGCCTGAAGAACGTTCTCATCGACTACTCGGGCGCCATGCAGGACCCGTTCGTCATTCGCCTGCGCTGA
- a CDS encoding flavin reductase family protein has protein sequence MLAPAEKTVTAIDPVALRRAFGTFVTGVTVITTRDADGTPRGMTANSFTSVSLDPPLLLVCVGKSAHSYGAFNSSVSFAVNLLHEAQTDISNLFASKAANKFDTVNHDRVHTGAPVLTDCLTWFDCTIHNRVDAGDHVVLIGEVQAFGTSPSAPLGFCRGRYANVKDPLPPGWLESHGMIVGYLIEADGHLLLRSDGKGGWVLPSAKRRIADNELKLDGGDALTLVPDDTFLYSVFDVSDGDPGYLIYRARLAQESASLALSAGLRFFPIDRLPYDEIPTGEINSMLRRYARESASKRFGIYMDSDDGGRLAMVGDAQPWANLP, from the coding sequence ATGCTCGCTCCCGCGGAAAAGACAGTTACCGCGATCGACCCGGTCGCGTTGCGACGCGCCTTCGGAACCTTCGTGACCGGTGTCACCGTCATCACGACGCGCGATGCCGACGGCACCCCGCGCGGCATGACCGCGAACTCCTTCACCTCGGTTTCGCTCGACCCGCCGCTGCTGCTGGTTTGCGTGGGCAAGAGTGCCCATAGCTACGGCGCCTTCAACAGCTCGGTGTCCTTCGCGGTCAATCTGCTGCACGAGGCGCAGACCGACATCTCGAACCTCTTCGCCTCGAAGGCCGCGAACAAGTTCGACACGGTCAATCACGACCGCGTCCACACCGGCGCGCCGGTCCTGACGGATTGCCTGACCTGGTTCGACTGCACGATCCACAACCGCGTCGATGCCGGCGACCATGTCGTGCTGATCGGCGAGGTGCAGGCTTTCGGCACGAGCCCGAGCGCGCCGCTCGGCTTCTGCCGCGGCCGCTACGCCAATGTGAAGGATCCGCTGCCGCCGGGCTGGCTCGAGTCGCATGGCATGATCGTCGGCTACCTCATTGAGGCAGATGGGCATTTGCTGCTGCGATCGGACGGCAAGGGTGGCTGGGTGCTGCCGAGCGCGAAGCGCCGTATCGCCGATAACGAGCTGAAGCTCGATGGCGGCGACGCGCTGACGCTCGTGCCCGACGACACCTTCCTCTACTCCGTCTTCGACGTCAGCGACGGCGACCCGGGTTACCTGATCTATCGCGCCCGCCTTGCTCAGGAATCCGCCTCGCTGGCGCTCTCCGCTGGGCTTCGCTTCTTCCCGATCGACCGGCTCCCCTACGACGAGATTCCGACCGGGGAAATCAATTCGATGCTGCGGCGCTATGCCCGCGAAAGCGCCAGCAAGCGCTTCGGAATCTACATGGATTCCGATGACGGCGGCCGTCTCGCGATGGTCGGCGACGCGCAGCCCTGGGCCAACCTCCCGTAA
- a CDS encoding helix-turn-helix domain-containing protein → MADQASQMRSLRDVASRINSGGDLDTVLRDLIRAACEHGGWTLGSIMAIDAPHGEAHVVVRHDPTLLRRRLENRWELATSPALIALQRNEPVYIRDARVSEEFPGYRREAFERDYRTVLVLPMSCSDEQGRAMVLNVVSRDIQDVSADDLAFMGMIVHLGGIAVEREHRLRAQRQAAEQLQSALQTQTMLLQQVLSGGSTAALSTMLAGLLPDAILVVDFAGNALAASRSPAPLRFDDAAWQRALDGAIGAQITAAARDAVAIGRVEPQSLRLDDGTQRLQIMARIEALDVDGQPVGALVIFPEAGEAGGDLQRLLLDSVKFALSVQMMRSVIRFRFETRTLTELFFEIVEHRWRDAQDVVERGRRLGLALGRPARMLVVDFPDMPSLPADIGVDCHHAVTRIARQMNLSVSVIAIGGGLVCLVPEEKEGEPGRIERLARRIVDTLRHNFSREPTVVLGGICEGFDSYPKEWERCWRMIRIARSFGRSGTLSAFDFGPMPMLIGAAESADVRSFVDGAIGAVIAHDRKHDTPYLETLSAYLREGCRAQACADAMGLHVTTLRYRLSRIQDLFGIDPETADKRFAIELAIRLHGVIEGSEVKVA, encoded by the coding sequence ATGGCGGACCAAGCTTCGCAGATGCGTTCGTTGCGCGACGTTGCAAGCCGGATCAACTCCGGCGGCGACCTCGACACGGTGCTCCGCGATCTCATCCGCGCGGCCTGCGAACATGGCGGCTGGACGCTGGGCTCGATCATGGCGATCGATGCGCCCCATGGCGAGGCTCACGTCGTCGTCCGGCACGATCCGACCCTGCTGCGCCGGCGCCTGGAAAACCGCTGGGAGCTGGCCACCAGCCCGGCCCTGATCGCTCTCCAGCGCAATGAACCCGTCTACATCCGGGACGCGCGCGTCTCGGAGGAATTTCCTGGTTATCGCCGGGAAGCGTTCGAACGCGACTACCGCACGGTATTGGTGCTGCCGATGAGCTGCTCCGATGAGCAGGGGCGGGCAATGGTGCTGAACGTTGTCTCCCGCGACATTCAGGACGTATCGGCCGACGATCTCGCCTTCATGGGCATGATCGTCCATCTCGGCGGCATCGCCGTCGAGCGCGAACATCGTCTGCGTGCGCAGCGCCAGGCTGCGGAGCAGCTGCAGAGCGCATTGCAGACCCAGACCATGCTGCTGCAGCAGGTCCTGTCGGGCGGTTCGACCGCGGCGCTCTCCACGATGCTCGCCGGGCTGCTGCCGGATGCGATCCTTGTCGTGGATTTCGCCGGCAATGCACTCGCGGCCAGCCGCTCGCCGGCACCGCTACGCTTCGACGATGCGGCCTGGCAGCGGGCGCTCGACGGCGCGATCGGCGCCCAGATCACCGCCGCCGCACGGGATGCCGTGGCGATCGGTCGGGTCGAGCCGCAGAGCCTGCGCCTCGACGACGGGACGCAGCGGCTGCAGATTATGGCAAGGATCGAGGCGCTCGACGTCGATGGGCAGCCGGTGGGGGCGTTGGTCATCTTTCCGGAAGCCGGGGAGGCAGGCGGCGACCTCCAGCGTTTGCTGCTCGATAGCGTGAAATTCGCCCTTAGCGTGCAGATGATGCGCAGTGTCATCCGCTTCCGCTTCGAGACGCGCACCCTGACCGAGCTGTTCTTCGAGATCGTCGAGCACCGCTGGCGCGATGCCCAGGATGTGGTTGAGAGGGGCCGGCGGCTGGGACTGGCGCTCGGCAGGCCGGCGCGCATGCTTGTCGTCGATTTTCCTGACATGCCGTCATTGCCGGCCGACATTGGCGTCGATTGTCACCATGCCGTAACGCGCATCGCACGCCAGATGAACCTGTCGGTGAGCGTGATTGCCATTGGCGGCGGCCTCGTTTGCCTGGTGCCGGAAGAAAAGGAAGGAGAGCCCGGCCGGATCGAGCGACTGGCGCGGCGCATCGTGGACACGCTACGCCACAACTTCAGCCGGGAACCGACCGTCGTCCTGGGTGGGATTTGCGAAGGCTTCGATAGCTATCCCAAGGAATGGGAGCGCTGCTGGCGGATGATCCGCATTGCACGGTCCTTCGGGCGCAGCGGAACCTTATCGGCCTTCGATTTCGGTCCGATGCCGATGCTGATCGGCGCCGCCGAGTCGGCGGATGTCCGCAGCTTCGTCGATGGCGCGATCGGCGCGGTGATCGCGCATGACCGCAAGCACGACACGCCCTATCTGGAGACGCTGTCCGCCTATCTCCGCGAGGGTTGCCGCGCCCAGGCCTGCGCCGATGCCATGGGGCTGCACGTCACGACGCTGCGCTACCGGCTCTCGCGCATCCAGGACCTCTTCGGGATTGACCCCGAAACGGCCGACAAGCGTTTCGCCATCGAGCTTGCCATCCGGCTGCATGGCGTCATCGAGGGCAGCGAAGTGAAGGTGGCCTGA
- a CDS encoding amino acid synthesis family protein, translating into MDYGLRKISTFVEETFIEGGKAADKPVRFVVVAAVLRNPWAGQGFVENLRPEILRIAPELGKELTKRLVAVMPAEQVEAYGKAAAVGSNGEIEHASALIHTLRFGNMFRDAVKGTAYLSFTNTRNAPGALLSLPMIHKTETGKRSHFLTAQFLIPDAPAADEVLVAIGAADNSRAHPRLADRFQDMEEMKRELADA; encoded by the coding sequence ATGGATTACGGCCTTCGCAAGATCTCGACCTTCGTCGAGGAAACCTTCATCGAGGGCGGCAAGGCCGCCGACAAGCCGGTGCGCTTCGTCGTGGTAGCCGCCGTGCTGCGCAATCCCTGGGCGGGCCAGGGCTTCGTCGAGAACCTGCGCCCGGAGATCCTGCGCATCGCGCCCGAGCTCGGGAAGGAGCTGACGAAGCGCCTCGTCGCCGTGATGCCGGCCGAGCAGGTCGAGGCCTATGGAAAGGCAGCCGCCGTCGGCAGCAATGGCGAGATCGAGCACGCCTCCGCACTGATCCACACACTGCGCTTCGGCAACATGTTCCGTGATGCGGTGAAGGGCACGGCCTATCTCAGCTTCACCAACACCCGCAACGCGCCAGGCGCCCTGCTCTCGCTGCCGATGATCCACAAAACCGAGACCGGCAAGCGTTCCCACTTCCTCACCGCCCAGTTCCTGATCCCGGATGCGCCGGCGGCCGACGAGGTGCTGGTCGCGATCGGCGCCGCCGATAACAGCCGCGCCCATCCCCGGCTCGCCGACCGCTTCCAGGACATGGAAGAGATGAAGCGGGAGCTGGCGGACGCCTGA
- a CDS encoding NAD-dependent succinate-semialdehyde dehydrogenase, with the protein MRGLSAKALKELKRGDLLETRAFVNGGWRDVAERIAVVDPATQETIASVASLPLEAVDEAVAAAVVAQKLWRQTLPAERGCLLRGWATAMRRNADDLAVIMTAEQGKPLAEAKGEIAYAAAFLDWFAAEGERSYGETIPSHLPGSRLSVQMQPIGVAAAVTPWNFPSAMITRKAGAALAAGCAMVVKPAPETPLSALALAKLAEEVGFPKGVFQVLTGAAAPTAHRLLTHTEIRAFSFTGSTEIGRLLLGQAAQTVKRASLELGGHAPFIVFDDAPLEQAVIGGIAAKFATSGQDCLAANRIYVQRGVYERFVAAYAEATARLKVGHGLEEGVDIGPMTRPSVAVKCRQQIAQAVAAGARLVAGGQDSPLGGNFVQPAVLADVTDDMLIAREETFGPVAAILPFDMEEEVVARANATEMGLAAYLYTEDLRRAMRLTDALEYGMVAVNTPKFTGAPIPFGGWKQSGLGREGSRHGLSEYLEAKYVCFGNLAV; encoded by the coding sequence ATGCGGGGTTTATCCGCGAAAGCGCTGAAAGAGCTGAAGCGTGGCGATCTGCTGGAGACCAGGGCTTTCGTGAATGGAGGCTGGCGCGATGTCGCCGAGCGGATCGCGGTGGTCGATCCCGCGACGCAGGAAACCATCGCGAGCGTGGCCTCGCTGCCGCTGGAGGCCGTTGACGAGGCCGTCGCGGCCGCGGTCGTCGCGCAGAAGCTGTGGCGCCAGACGCTGCCGGCCGAGCGCGGCTGCCTGCTGCGCGGCTGGGCGACGGCGATGCGGCGCAATGCCGACGACCTCGCCGTCATCATGACCGCCGAGCAGGGCAAGCCGCTTGCTGAAGCGAAGGGCGAGATCGCCTATGCCGCCGCCTTCCTCGACTGGTTCGCGGCCGAGGGCGAGCGCAGCTATGGCGAGACCATTCCCAGCCATCTGCCCGGCAGCCGACTCTCGGTGCAGATGCAGCCGATCGGCGTTGCAGCCGCTGTGACGCCGTGGAACTTCCCGAGCGCGATGATCACCCGCAAGGCCGGGGCGGCGCTCGCTGCCGGCTGCGCCATGGTGGTGAAGCCTGCCCCGGAAACGCCGCTCTCGGCGCTCGCTCTGGCGAAGCTCGCGGAGGAAGTCGGTTTTCCGAAGGGTGTCTTCCAGGTACTGACCGGCGCGGCCGCGCCGACGGCGCATCGCCTGTTGACGCATACGGAGATCCGCGCCTTCTCCTTCACCGGCTCGACCGAGATCGGCCGCCTCCTGCTCGGCCAGGCGGCCCAGACGGTGAAGCGTGCTTCGCTCGAACTCGGCGGCCATGCGCCCTTCATCGTTTTCGACGATGCGCCGCTGGAACAGGCCGTCATCGGCGGCATCGCAGCCAAATTCGCGACCTCGGGGCAGGACTGCCTCGCCGCCAACCGCATCTATGTCCAGCGCGGCGTCTATGAGCGCTTCGTCGCGGCTTATGCCGAAGCGACAGCGCGCCTCAAGGTCGGCCATGGGCTGGAGGAGGGCGTCGATATCGGCCCGATGACGCGCCCCTCCGTCGCCGTGAAGTGCCGCCAGCAGATCGCCCAGGCGGTGGCGGCCGGCGCCCGGCTGGTCGCTGGCGGGCAGGACAGCCCGCTCGGCGGCAATTTCGTCCAGCCGGCCGTGCTGGCCGATGTCACCGACGACATGTTGATCGCCCGCGAGGAGACCTTCGGTCCTGTCGCCGCGATCCTGCCCTTCGACATGGAGGAGGAGGTCGTCGCCCGCGCCAACGCGACCGAGATGGGGCTCGCCGCCTACCTGTACACCGAGGATCTGCGCCGGGCGATGCGCCTCACCGATGCGCTCGAATACGGCATGGTCGCGGTCAACACGCCGAAATTCACCGGCGCGCCCATTCCCTTCGGCGGCTGGAAGCAGTCCGGCCTCGGCCGGGAAGGCTCGCGCCACGGCCTCAGCGAATATCTCGAAGCGAAATATGTCTGCTTCGGAAATCTTGCTGTATAA
- a CDS encoding Lrp/AsnC family transcriptional regulator: MIELDSLDRRLLDAVQQNNRLTTAELGERVGLSATACQRRLKRLRDAGVIEADVAIVSPRAVGRPLSMLVLVTLERERADIVDRFKASIRATREVMIGFYVTGDADFVLHVTARDMEDYERFTRRFFYENPDIKGFKTLVVMDRVKASFALPIDP; encoded by the coding sequence ATGATTGAACTCGACAGCCTGGATCGCAGACTTCTGGACGCGGTGCAGCAGAACAACCGCTTGACCACGGCCGAGCTCGGCGAGCGCGTCGGCCTTTCTGCCACAGCCTGCCAGCGCCGCCTCAAGCGCCTGCGTGACGCCGGCGTGATCGAGGCCGATGTCGCCATCGTCTCGCCGCGCGCCGTCGGTCGTCCGCTCTCGATGCTGGTGCTGGTGACGCTGGAGCGCGAACGGGCCGACATCGTCGATCGCTTCAAGGCCTCCATCCGGGCGACGAGGGAGGTCATGATCGGCTTCTACGTCACCGGCGATGCCGATTTCGTGCTCCACGTCACCGCTCGGGACATGGAGGATTATGAGCGCTTTACCCGCCGGTTCTTCTACGAAAATCCCGACATCAAGGGCTTCAAGACCCTGGTGGTGATGGACCGCGTGAAGGCGAGCTTCGCCCTCCCGATCGATCCGTGA
- the proX gene encoding glycine betaine/L-proline ABC transporter substrate-binding protein ProX has protein sequence MMAAFWTRRAGLILALAGLWAGCASAEALPGAGKTVRIAIGDTLGAGRMQDHIIETAFQKLGYKPVETQINPTLFFQASALGDLDMISGVNFPQREPQFKAVEKQLATIGDGTIVEGGVNGYLIDKKTADALGITQLDQLKDAQIAAKLSAEGKVNLINCDPGWSCGDVVEYQLDKFGLKSTIKSVRGKYEALMAEAIARVMRGEPTLYYAWSPSWVMDKLVPGKDVVWLPTPFDAVPPNIKVSASALVPGVKGCAGGQDPCRMALGQWNYMPIANRDFLAKNPAIQRFLALSRYPRDTWAKWEGAIALDSSPRAIKAAAEAWIKENQSTFDGWINESLAAAR, from the coding sequence ATGATGGCTGCCTTCTGGACGCGTAGAGCCGGGCTGATCCTGGCACTGGCTGGGCTGTGGGCGGGCTGCGCGTCCGCCGAGGCCCTTCCCGGAGCGGGCAAGACCGTGCGTATCGCCATCGGCGACACGTTGGGCGCCGGACGGATGCAGGACCACATCATCGAGACCGCATTCCAGAAGCTGGGCTACAAGCCGGTCGAGACACAGATCAACCCGACCCTGTTCTTCCAGGCCTCGGCACTCGGCGATCTCGATATGATCTCGGGCGTCAACTTTCCGCAGCGCGAGCCGCAATTCAAGGCCGTCGAAAAGCAGCTGGCCACGATCGGCGACGGGACAATCGTCGAAGGCGGCGTCAACGGCTACCTGATCGACAAGAAGACGGCGGATGCCCTCGGCATCACCCAGCTCGACCAGCTCAAGGACGCCCAGATCGCCGCCAAGCTCTCGGCCGAGGGCAAGGTCAACCTGATCAACTGCGATCCCGGCTGGTCCTGCGGCGACGTCGTCGAATACCAGCTCGACAAGTTCGGCCTGAAGAGCACCATCAAGTCGGTGCGCGGCAAATACGAGGCCCTGATGGCCGAGGCGATCGCGCGGGTCATGCGTGGCGAGCCGACGCTCTACTATGCCTGGAGCCCGTCCTGGGTGATGGACAAGCTCGTGCCGGGCAAGGATGTCGTCTGGCTGCCAACGCCTTTCGACGCCGTGCCGCCGAACATCAAGGTTTCGGCGAGCGCCCTGGTGCCGGGCGTCAAGGGCTGTGCCGGCGGGCAGGATCCGTGTCGGATGGCGCTCGGCCAATGGAACTACATGCCGATCGCGAACCGCGACTTCCTGGCCAAGAACCCGGCGATCCAGCGCTTCCTCGCGCTTTCGCGCTACCCGCGCGACACCTGGGCGAAATGGGAAGGCGCCATTGCCCTCGACAGCTCTCCGCGCGCCATCAAGGCCGCGGCCGAAGCCTGGATCAAGGAGAACCAGTCGACCTTCGACGGCTGGATCAACGAGTCGCTGGCAGCCGCACGCTGA
- a CDS encoding M20 family metallopeptidase, with protein sequence MDIAHDRNDIGPVIDAIVREIAPSLVEIRRDIHAHPEIGFEVERTAGVVAAELTRLGIACKTGVGRTGVVADIQGSAPGPRLVIRADMDALPMQETTGLPYASTIPGRMHACGHDLHTATLIGVGAVLSQLSGKLSGSIRLVFQPAEETIDSGAAAMIADGALEGVDMALGFHNEPSVPAGKIAYIRGASFASADSFQIVVEGRSGHAAQPHEAVDPIVAAGHLLTQLQTIVSRELNPIRSAVVTVGRIEGGDAYNIIPNRCTMAGTVRTRSPEARDAIEAAMKRICAGVSLVHRVDCKVDYRRNLPPVMSADGLLDLTVEAVRQQGGDVIEVEGGFGAEDFAFFSERVPSSHIRIGSGQPGREDRVHNSNYQPDEGSIAAGVRALSRTAFELLGNPRASERHRPQ encoded by the coding sequence ATGGACATTGCCCACGACCGCAACGATATCGGCCCCGTCATCGATGCCATCGTGCGCGAGATCGCGCCGAGCCTCGTCGAAATCCGCCGTGACATCCATGCCCATCCGGAAATCGGCTTCGAGGTCGAGCGCACCGCCGGCGTAGTCGCCGCCGAGCTGACGCGGCTGGGCATCGCCTGCAAGACCGGCGTCGGACGCACCGGCGTCGTCGCCGATATCCAGGGCAGCGCCCCCGGGCCACGGCTCGTGATCCGCGCCGATATGGACGCGCTGCCGATGCAGGAGACCACCGGCCTGCCCTATGCCAGCACCATCCCGGGCCGGATGCACGCCTGCGGCCACGACCTGCACACCGCGACCCTGATCGGCGTCGGAGCCGTGCTCAGTCAGCTCTCCGGCAAGCTGAGCGGTTCGATCCGGCTCGTTTTCCAGCCCGCCGAGGAGACGATCGACAGCGGCGCCGCCGCCATGATCGCCGACGGCGCGCTGGAGGGTGTCGACATGGCGCTCGGCTTCCATAACGAGCCGAGCGTCCCGGCCGGCAAGATCGCCTATATCCGCGGCGCGAGCTTCGCCTCGGCCGACAGCTTCCAGATCGTGGTCGAAGGTCGCTCCGGCCATGCCGCCCAGCCGCATGAGGCGGTCGATCCGATCGTGGCGGCCGGCCATCTCCTGACCCAGTTACAGACGATCGTCTCGCGCGAACTCAATCCGATCCGTAGCGCCGTCGTGACTGTGGGACGCATCGAAGGCGGGGACGCCTACAACATCATCCCGAACCGCTGCACCATGGCAGGTACGGTTCGCACACGCTCCCCAGAGGCGCGCGATGCCATCGAGGCGGCCATGAAGCGCATCTGCGCCGGCGTCTCACTCGTCCACCGCGTCGATTGCAAGGTCGACTACCGCCGTAACCTGCCACCCGTGATGAGCGCGGACGGCCTGCTCGATCTCACCGTCGAGGCCGTCAGGCAGCAGGGCGGCGACGTCATCGAGGTCGAGGGCGGTTTTGGCGCGGAGGATTTCGCCTTCTTCTCCGAGCGTGTGCCCTCTTCCCATATCCGCATCGGCTCCGGCCAGCCAGGCCGAGAGGACCGCGTTCACAACTCGAACTATCAGCCCGACGAGGGCAGCATCGCCGCTGGCGTTCGAGCCCTGAGCCGCACCGCTTTTGAACTGCTCGGAAATCCACGAGCATCCGAACGCCATCGGCCGCAATAG